The genomic window TTAGGAGATGACACTGATCCAATGGTTACTGTTATGAAATTGGAAAAAGCTCCACAAGAAACGTACGCCGATATTGGTGGACTCGATACACAAATTCAAGAAATTAAGGTAAtctattattttagaatttatccAGATTTCTATATTGGATCAGTTACAGTGCACGTCAAATCATATTCCATTTAGTgggaatcatctaattagtccatttttggttttccgtccgtccgtctgtgaacacgataactcaaaaacgaaaaaagatatcaaactaaaatttttacagcgctcccgggacataaaaagtgaggtcgagtccTTAAATGGGCAACATACGTCAATTGGGTCTGCCGGGGTCGGtcgaaatattataaacaaaattctaaaaaaatacctgatttgatgcagTGTTCACGTCCTCTTCATGTTTAATTTGACTGAATTATAAAGATGCTCCAAAGAAAACGACGTGCTTCATAAACCTAAACATTTTTCAGGCagttaaatgataattttttttgtaggaaTCCGTAGAGTTACCATTAACTCATCCAGAATATTACGAAGAAATGGGTATTAAACCACCTAAAGGTGTCATTCTATATGGACCACCAGGAACTGGAAAAACTTTACTTGCAAAAGCTGTTGCCAATCAAACTTCTGCCACATTTTTACGTGTTGTTGGCTCAGaattaatccaaaaatatttggtaagTTAGATTTTTAAcacttctaaaaaaaaaatacaaaaattggaattattttgcaatttcttagaaatttttgtttagtatccaaataaactgaatttccgtgattataatattattttattaacattttaggGCGATGGACCAAAATTAGTGCGAGAATTATTCCGTGTTGCGGAAGAACATGCTCCATCTATAGTATTCATCGATGAAATTGATGCTGTGGGTACGAAACGTTACGATTCGAACAGTGGCGGTGAACGTGAAATTCAACGTACTATGTTAGAGCTATTAAATCAATTGGATGGTTTTGATTCACGGGGTGATGTTAAAGTTGTAATGGCTACGAATCGTATTGAAACATTAGATCCAGCCTTGATACGACCTGGACGTATTGATCGTAAAATTGAATTTCCATTACCTGATGAGAAGACTAAACGTCGTATATTTGGTATTCATACAGCTCGAATGACACTCGCTGAAGATGTTGTATTACAAGATTTAATTATGGCTAAAGATGATTTATCTGGTGCTGATATTAAGGTtggtattcattttttataaggcTAAGAGACCCAGGGCTagtatttattagttattttagaaTGACTCGAATTTTGGTAGTTTATtctcgattttattttaaagttgttaCGAAAACATAAGAGAGTCTCATTGTCCCTATCACTTTGTCCCATGCAAAATGCATGGAACGAAACTGccaactttaaataaacaaatttttttaattttaatttgatgatagtatatacagtgtgtccccggatagaggtaactatacttgtaaattttcttattttgcattttaagaaaaaaagtcattctttttaagaagttttgcttattcagaaaagtatgtaggaatatttaaaacttcttaataatgtacggggtagccaaaaatttggtatcaatcCTATACAAGGCCATagcgaataataaaataactaaaacaaaagttgcagactTTGATgggatttattaaatattttagggAAACTGAACGGTggtaatattctttaaaatattagtttgttGTCAAAAGCGTAACTCTCCTTCACTGGAACAACTTAAAAAGATTACCATTTTCACACGCTTTTCCAGTGCTATGTGTGTTATCTCATGTTAGGCGcggtaaattttctttaaattttaaaagcgtGACCCcaacttaaattaaaagttttgtagATTACTTAACATTTTGCTTGCGTGACCCAACTAccttaaaagaatattttttaattattagattcTATATTtatacttgagttattttaccaaggccaatatttaaaaaacaaagtacgTTTTTATAACacccaatttaatttaaatggttcgatctttgaattttgattgaaaataacttacatttaccaaaaaaaaaatataaattcgataaaGTTCAGAAAGTTGGCCTCGATAAAAAGTTGAAGTTGACAATgtgataaatctttttttttttaggcaaTTTGTACTGAGGCTGGTTTAATGGCGTTGCGTGAGCGTAGAATGAAAGTAACAAATGAAGATTTCAAGAAATCAAAAGAAAGTGTGTTGTATCGAAAGAAAGAAGGCACTCCTGAAGGattatacttataaaaaatttatttttaaattaatattttacaatttatcgtTTGTATAAATTGATGTTTCTAAcatgaaattcaaataaataaatgcttttttctaagatttctaatttatttcttaaagtaGCGAATACACTAAATAGTACAAGATGaggattttcatttaaaaaaaaaattaacttgccCGGATTTTCAACGCgttaatatcgaaaaaaactccatttccttcggaaaaaATAGTCGaaaaaatactttggaaaaaatcgaattgTAGGAGgttattttaagaagaaaacGAAAAGCAGGTTCTTTTCAAAAGAAAGAAAGACGGGAaagcaatttaataaaaaattggagaTTATAGTGCTAGAAAGGAAAAAATGAGACTAGCTGAAGTCAAATCAGATGGAAATTTTGCGAGAAAACACGGTTTTGTGACTCGAAGGATAtcatatgttttattaaatttagaaacacaaaatactgattttttcgtttttctcagTGTTCCCGCATTTAACAAGAATAAGTAAtagtttaaattaataacaaccGCGTCTCATTTTACTCACATTCACCTGGAAAGAGCTGATAATATTCCAAGGGCTGAAAAAGAGCCTCCCGGAAATAGCAGTGTTCCCTGCATGGTTAATCCGACCCTGATTGTTAGCGTGGGAATAATTCATTATTGTGTAACGGAAgtagtaaatataatttacaaatctGAAATTTGGTAATAAACGTCAAATGGCCATCATATCATATTCTGATTATTATCTCAactgcaaataaatattttggcgAAACTGTGTCATGGCtatcatacactttttttttttcgtccggaagtttaaataatatttaaagaatattagTCTTCCATAACGgaagtttaaaatttagtgCGTGTTGATAAGAACACTTGATGGTTCTTGAAGAATGCAATGCCAAGGATTCCAAAAATGTGTCACATGCTTGGCgtgtaattttaaatagttataaaagaACAACATTCCATAAGAGTGCAAGGAGTAATTCGATTTCATCCGGCGCGGACGGATGAGTTGACTAATAGGTAAAGGTGACCCCAAATGTGTTTTCTaactttaaaaagaaatgaaaaacaatcgactgaattaattgttaaaatatcatgtttAGACAGCAGTAGGGTAAAAATGTTTCACCGGAAGAGCGTTGTACCGTGGACTATTAGCACGCTCTTCATTAACTTTAGTCGAAGCATATGGatcattaataattaactcctaaaaaaaagtgtagaatgattaattgctaaaatttaatttcattgacCATTCAAAGTTTATTTGATGTCCACCGTTTTTACATAAGGGGACAAAAAcgttcaaataattgaaaatcatatctttaataattaatcataaaacgacagataatatttatttattttaacatataaataattactatggaaatgaatggtcaaataaacctggctcaattcatttcgaaaagtgaaatggtaaaataattaggtaatttaaaacaaaaattcaaaagaacaaagtcaactcaaaagatttcaatttaaattaaaagattttcaaaaatttgtcccaaaaaatgatagctctccaagtatccttttcatctcatctgatgtccttgactatcactttgatattgatttaagaaggagtgttataagtttaaagtgtttatctgtgcgtctgtgtgtttttcagtggcatcgtagcccctaaacagtcgaaccgactcgattgagaacattttatagcaaagtttccaaaaatcggtttacaagaaataaatcgcatttgtcgggggttttttaaattttgtaaatttcatttgtgtaaaagaaaacatttggttcaaaatcccaattaaATTCATGTATTCATTTgagcattaaattttaaacagtttaaTATGAACGTCATCttagaaaaagaattttatgaCTAAACTATGAATATTTATGATGGATTTACCCAAAATGAACTAGCTCCATATACTGTACTTATAACGCGCTACGGTTGGCGGCTCTAAacggaattttaaaaaaaataaagataattttgtggGAAATACGacactatttattaataattaagttaaattattttaaaataagtcaCTTATTAAGCATGTGACGTAGGTGATTTCCttgataaaatatacaaacgCATAAATATGTGATTTGTTCTTGTTCTAAGATTTCCATTTCAATGGgcacaaagaaaaataatcttatatttttaaaagagcaCCTACAGGCAGTGGAGTAGCTCGCCTTGGAGGGgccctatatcaaaattagttgggGGGCCCTATTGAGCTTTGGACCTCCTtcagttttaaaataagttattttacaatAGGATCATAATTAGATATAAATCTCTCTAAACTGTAATTTTACTATTGATATCACTTCAATGGTAAATATCGATGGTATTTTCTTGTAACCATATATTATAAGATAGGGATGCATTAATATGCTGCTGTGAGTTTACATGGTCGAATATGCATTGTGTAAATTATTAGCCTGGGGGCCCCTGTAGCCCGGGGGCCCCGTATCATTGATACGGCGGTAGCTACGCCCCTGCATATAGGGATGTTCACGATATACGACACGAAAGATTACTACTAAATGgcttgattttaacaaaaatttttttttaatagtagaTGGATAGTTggctgtacattttaaaattattttcgtataattttttaagttttgacctatatcttgcgttctattcattcaaatttgattattttgatatcGTTAGACTGGTCTGCGTTTTATCTTCAATCCAAGTACACGCTACattgatagaaaaaagttattcgtgttcaaaatcaaaaaatgtgtgACACCTCAGTCGTGTTATATATACGCGACTGtgactatctaagagtgactatctctctttactaacatgacgtaaaaaaaaaacaaacgatttcataatcaaaactgtctatacatggtatttcaacaaataattcaattaattggttatcacttgttaaaaaaatttttgattctttttttaaaacaataaaatttcattttagtgctgataatttgaaattctaaatcaaaaacaatgaaaatatatatttaaaagaattttattaattgtattatacTTTATACcgtcttaaaattaaataaatttggggtaaaaaacaaaactaaaatattacaaaattattattaatattgtatatttttatctatatacaagaaaaatatattgttaaatcttttaaaaaagaaacctTACAAAACTGAATTAAGTCTGATGATTCACcttatattgataaattttttaggtaatttttttaggtattttttaGAAAGAGAATAAAGTTATTTATCATTGTTAATGTAACAATAAGATAATTTTGGGCAAAATTTTCATTGATccaaaaagattttcaaaatttgttgctaaaaaaactatcaactttaaaatcgaaaaagaaaaaaagctataaaaaattttaaaaatgactatTTTCGCTCTTTTTTTAAGTTCTCGGCACCTACGCATCCAAATCAGACTTACCAGACGTCAatcgatagtttttttttttgtgatctataattttcccatttaatttttgtacccttttttgtcttttaaacataaaaactatGTTTCTTGGCTTGTTTTCTTTGATATCagagtattttttgttttctgatagcaatCTTGTCAAATTTAACATCCGTAGATTAATTGCATTATAAGTTGAAGCGCGTGGTAAacaatttgcaaatttttaactggTATTTAgtacacaataaaatatatttacatccaataataataattaaaacaatccATTGTGGATATGACCGTTAGGAATCGGACCAATAATTTCttcgtcataaagttaaaaaatttgattttcttgacaacataggcaaatttaatccgatcttattggattttttttttaaacccactatttttgggtaattcttttcagctgtgatgtcaattttacCCTAGCTATCACCTATgtacttaattccgggaccatgacaccacattcttgaaacctattagagctaggttaattttgatctcaaatttgaaaagtatggcccaaatttagtaggattacatacttggtttatcaaaattggataaaatttgaatgtgatagagcaaaattaaattttttggattttgatgacgtcataaagttaaaaaatttaattcttttgataacacaggcaaatttaatccgatcttattggaattttttttgaaacccactaattttgggtcattcttttcagctgtgatgtcagttttacCCTAGCTATCACCTATGaacttaattccgggaccatgacaccacattcttaaaacctattagagctaagttaattttgatctcaaatttgaa from Chrysoperla carnea chromosome 2, inChrCarn1.1, whole genome shotgun sequence includes these protein-coding regions:
- the LOC123292339 gene encoding 26S proteasome regulatory subunit 4, producing MGQNQSGAGGSDKKDDKDKKKKYEPPIPTRVGKKKRRTKGPDTALKLPAVTPHTRCRLKLLKLERIKDYLLMEEEFIRNQERLKPQEEKNEEERSKVDDLRGTPMSVGTLEEIIDDNHAIVSTSVGSEHYVSILSFVDKDQLEPGCSVLLNHKVHAVVGVLGDDTDPMVTVMKLEKAPQETYADIGGLDTQIQEIKESVELPLTHPEYYEEMGIKPPKGVILYGPPGTGKTLLAKAVANQTSATFLRVVGSELIQKYLGDGPKLVRELFRVAEEHAPSIVFIDEIDAVGTKRYDSNSGGEREIQRTMLELLNQLDGFDSRGDVKVVMATNRIETLDPALIRPGRIDRKIEFPLPDEKTKRRIFGIHTARMTLAEDVVLQDLIMAKDDLSGADIKAICTEAGLMALRERRMKVTNEDFKKSKESVLYRKKEGTPEGLYL